The window GCGTACGCGGTGGGTGTGCCGCCGAGGCGGTCCGAAGGACCTCGAACGGCCACGGCTCGGTGACCGGGCCGGGCGGCGGTTCGGTGCCGACGGCGTCGAGCGGCCGAAGTGTCTGCGTCAGCCAGGTCACCACCGGACCGTCCAGTGTCGATCGAACGAGGAGCGCGGCCAGCTCGAGACGCTCGCCTGACCGGTCAGCACCGCGTGCGAGCAGCGCGTCGAGGGTGGTCCCGGCGCGGGCGGCGGACACCTCCACGGTCCCGCCGTCGTGCTGCCACCAGCGGCCGGTCAGGTCGAGGTCAGCGGCCCGGATCCGGGCGGTGCCGTCGGGCCGGAGTTCGTACCGGGCCTCGGGGGCGACCGGCTCCGGCTCGGGTTCCCACTGGGCCCGGAGCCGGTTCGCCGACCACGACCGGCGCAGGGTACGCCCGTCGACGACCTCGGCCACGTACACCGCGTCCATGCTCACCCGTTCAGGTCCGGCGGCTGCCAGGCGCGCTCGAACGCCTCGTACGGGTCGTCCGGCTCATCCGCGACCAGGGTCCCCTGCACCTCCGCCCGGTAGTCGACCACCCGGTCGTCGCGCAGGCCGCTCGCCCGTACCTCGCCGGTGACGAGGGTCCCGGTGAAGTGCAGCGCCATCATCGCCCGGCGGGCCGACACCGGTAGCGGCGGCGGCACCCAGTCGAGGTGAAGGCCGGACGGCACCGGGGTCGGCGCGGTCCAACTGACGGTGGAAACGCCCGCGTGCGGGGCGGACAGTTCGGCCCGCAGCCGCCCACCGGTCAGATCCAGCGTGTACCGCCCGATGTCCTCGCGACCGCTGTCGGCGGTGGCGGCGAGCCAACTGATGTCGCCGATCACGCCGATGTCCTCGCCGAACAGCGTCACCTCGAGCAGTTCCGAACTCGTCGGCGGGAGCAGGGCCAGCTCCGCGACGACGGAACGGAACGCGACCCCGTCGGTGACCCCGGTCAGCTCCACCCGGTAGACGGCCGGTAGGGGGATCCCGCCAACCCGCCCGAAACCCGTACCGGCGCCGGGTCCCTCGGTACGCAGGAGCTGGGTGAGGGTGACCCGCTCGTCGTGCACCAGGGTCTGGATGTGGTACTCGGCGGTCAGCCGCAGTGCCCCGTCGGCCGGTGCGATCCCGCCGGCCATCGAGGCTCGGGCGGAGCCGTCGGGGCTGTTCCGGGCGGCGACGAAGCGTACGCCGGGACCCTCCGGCCGGTGCATGCCCGGCAGCGGGAAGAGGTCGTCCCGGGCGAGTCCCGGACGCGGTACGACGAGCAGGCGCCCGTCCGGGTGCAGCCACCACCCGGTGCCCTGCAACATCCGGTACAGACCCGGCCTCGCCCGTGCGGTGCCGTGGGTGTCCACCCGGGCGGGACCATCCGGGACCAGCCGTCTCATCACGCCACCTCCGCCGAACGGGCCGTCACGTCGCATCAGGAAAGCCGTCCCGCATGGGAGTCCGGGCGTTCGGCGTAGCCGTGCCGTCACGAATGCGGTCGGGAAACCCCTGCCGTCAGGAAAGCAGAAGCCCGCTCGCGCGATCCGCTCAGTTGAGGGAATCCCGACCCGTCGTCGGTGCGATGCTCGGACGGTGATGGGACGACGGGCGAGACAGCAGGTACGTCGTCGCCGGGCAGCCGCGGGCGTCCGGGCGGAGCCGGGACCGGGGGAGAACTTTGCCTGGCAGGTGCATGCGGCGCAGGAGTCCTGGACGGCCCAGCTCGACGTGAAAGCCTCGATCCTGCTCGCCTTCGAGGGCGGCACGATCGTCGTGTCGGTGCCGACCCAGGGTTGGCTCTCCGCGGCGGCCACCGACGGCTGGCCACGCTACCTCGGCCTCGCCGGGATCGTCACGTTGGTGGTGGCGATGGTCCTGACCGCGGTCACGATCGCGCCCCGGTTGGGCTCACCCCGCCGGCACCGGATCGAGTACCGCGACAACCTCGTCTACTTCGGACACCTTCGGCTCTGGTCGCCGCCGGCCCTCGGGCGTCGGTTGGACCGGCTGACCCTTGCCGATCACAACCAGATGCTCTCCCGGCAACTGGTCGTGATGAGCCGGCTCAACTGGCGCAAACACCGATTCCTTCAGGTGTCGATCGTCGCGCTCCTGCTCGCGCTGGGTGCGCTGAGCGGTCAGGTGTTCCTCGCCTGGCAGGGCTGAGTCGTCCCTCCGGGTCGTGCTGTCGGGTGTCCGACCGACGGGATCCGCTGCCTGACCGACGAATCCCGTCTTTTGATGCGGAGCCGTTGCCGTCCTGCCGAGAACCTGTAGTCAGCGCCGGTCGACCGGGCCGCATACCGGTCGACCGTCGCGTGACCGGCTGCGGGAGTGTGAGAGGCGGTTCAGCGATGGCGTCCAACGTCGAGGCAAAGATCATCGCAACCATCGAGAGTCGGGCCCGGCACCGTCCGGGCATCGAGCGGATCCGCTCCGCGTACGAGGTGATGGTCGGCCGGCTCACGTCGCTGCAACTGCTGGCCAACGAGGTACTGGGCGAGGTGCACCGCCATCCGGGGCGCCCGGAGTACGCGGACCTGGCCGGGGACCTGGGCGCCCTGCTGTTCGGGCCGGGTTCGCTGGAGGTCCTGGTGCCGTCGGCGGTCGAGTTCGGTGGGCAACTGGGCGTGGTGCACGCGCGGGTGCACCGGGAGACGGTCAACATCGGCGTGCTCGGACGTACGCGGGCGGGCAAGAGCACCATCCTGCGGGGGATCACCGGGCAGGGGCGCAACGTCATCCCGTCCAGTACGGACTTCCCGACGACCGCCGCGCGTACCCGGATCCACCACTCGACGGACCGGCAGGAGGCGGTCATCTCGTTGCGTACCTGGGAGGCGTTCCGGGACGAGTACCTGCGGCCGTTGCACGAGGGGGCGAAGCTGGGCCCGGTGCCCGGTACGCCGGAGGAGTTCGTCGCCCGGTCGTACCCGGAGGCGGTCAACACCGACGCGGGCCCGGACCGGCAGACGGACGCCGAGGGCAAGGTACGCGCGCAACCGTTCCTCGACAAGATCAACGAGGCGCAGCGGAGCTTCGGTGACTACCGGGGCATGCTGCTCGGCGAGCGCCGGACGATGACCGTACCCCTGGCGGAGCTGCGGCCCTTCGTCGCCTATCCGGAAGGCGGGCGGGGGGACAAGCGCCTCTACCACGCGGTGCGCGACGTGCACATCTACTGCCCGTTCCGCCAGGTCGACCGGGCCCGGGTGGCACTGGTGGACCTGCCCGGCGCGAACGAGGCGGGCCTCGACATCGACCGGCACTTCCTCAGCGACCTGAACAACGACGTCGACCTGCTGATGTGCGTCAAGAAGCCGAACTCGGACAACGTGCACCACGGCAACGACGACTTCCAGATCCTGCAACTCGGCCAGGACGCCGGCCACGACGTCCGGCTCGCCGACTTCCTGGTCATGGTCGTGAACCGGGACAAGGCCCTGGCCGAGTCGTCCTTCCGCAACGCCTTCGCCGAGGTGGAGAAGGTGACCCGGCGCCAGGGCATCACGACGTTGGAGTGCAACGCCGCCGACGAGGCGAGCGTCCAGGACCGGGTGCTGCTCCCGGTGCTCGGTCACCTCGCCGACCGGCTCGCCGGCATGGACGCGATGGTCATCGCCGCCATGCGCCGCCGGTTGGACGAGATCATCGGTGAGACCCGTACCGTCGTCGGCCGGCTCGACCACCAGGTCAAGCGGTGGCGGCAGACCCTGCCGGACGAGGACGACCAGGTCCGCGCCCTCTCCTACGAGCTGCGAAACACCCTCGGCCAGGCGTTGTTCGAGTTGCAGGGCGCGTACGCCGACGCCGTCCGCCAGGAGACCCCGATCGAGCAGATCGAGCTGGCCATCGGCACCGCCGAGGAGCAGGTACGCAGGTGGACCGAGGAGGGATTCGGCCGGGGGCAGCACACCGAGTGGGAGAGCAGGGCCATCGCCGGCCTGACGGTCGAACCGTTTCGCGAGTACGAGCGGCAGTTCAACCGTGCCCGGCAGGAGATCACCCGGCAGTTCCAGTTCGTCGACGCCTCCCTGCACGCCGCCGTCGAGAAGCTCTGGGCGGACGTTGCCGTGGTCCTGCGTACGCAACTGAGCAGCGAGCTGGTGCCCGAGGGCAGCGACGCGCTGCCCCGACTGCTCGCCTCGATCGACCACCTGAAGGTGCCGGCGTTCAAGCAGGCCGCCGAGCGCCTGGCGAGCCTGCAACGCGACTACGGGAGCCTCTTCCTGCGGGTGGCGACCCCGATCATCATCAAGGTCGACCTGGGCAGGTGGAAGGGGCGCCTGGTCGGGACCGGCCCCGAGGACCCGGAACCGGTGCCGCGCTCCGACGGCCGAGCCGACCGATCCGGCGGTCGATCGACCCGGGCCGAACGCGCGTCGTCGCGAGAGGAGCGCGCGCCCGACAACGACGACGAGTGGTGGCTGAGCTACGACAAGCCCGCCGGGGGCGTACGGGAACAGCCGCCGCGAGAGTCCGCGCAACCGCCACCGGCGGCGGAGCGGTCGGCCCCGGCCGGCAACGGCTCCTACGCCCCCGGCCCGTGGTCCGGTCGGCCGGCGCAGGAGGTGCACAACCTGGAGTCGATGTTGCGCGAGGTGATCGAGGAGACGGTCGCGGAGCTCGTGAAGGACCTGCGACGCGAGTCGCTGTCGATCGCCCAGGTGCTGGCCGCGACCCTCTGGGTGTTCGCCGACGGTGCCGGTCGCACACCCGACGGCGAGTTCGAGTACCAGCGGATCTGCAAGCCGTACCGGACCAAGATCTGGCCCGGCGTGTTCGACGGGACGGTGGCGTTGATGGCGGACCGGATCGTGGCGCTCGACGACGGTGGCCGGGGCCTGGTCGACTCGGTGACCGCGCTCGACCAGGCGCTCGTGAGCAGTGCGGCCGGCTAGCGATGTCCGACGACACCTCCTGGCCGTCCCTGCGGGACTACCTGACGGCCATGCAACGCCCGGCCGGCTCGCTGCTGGGAGAGAAGCCCGGCAGGTTCGTGCCGCTGCGCGAGGCGGACGACACGATCATGCCGGTCCAGGGGCAGTCGGCGTATGTCTTCTACGGTGACCTCGACGGCACACCGACCGTGCTGCGCTGCTTCAAACGGCCGCCGGACGAGTTTCTGCGGGAGCGTTACCTGCGGCTGGCCCGGTACACGGCGGAGGTCGGGTGCCCGTACTTCGCCGACTTCGAGTGGTGGGACGGCGGACTCTACGCCGGTGGCCGGCACACCCCCGTGCTGTTGATGGAGGACGTCGGCGGCCGGTCCATCCGGCAGCACCTCGCCGCGGTCCGTGGCGACGAGGAGAAGCTGGACAAGCTGGCGGACCAGTGGTCCGGGCTGACCACCGACCTCACCACCAGTGGGCTGGCCCACGGCGACCTCCAGCAGGACAACATCTGGATCGCTCCGGACGACCGGCTGCGCCTGATCGACCTCGACGCGGTGTGGGCCCCGCCCCTGGCCGACCTGCCACCCCGGGAGGTCGGCCACCCCAACTTCCAGCACCCGAAGCGGATCGCCGACGGTTACTGGGGCTCCGACGTGGACCGGTTCTCCGCCCTGGTGGTCCTCATCTCGATCAGGGCACTCGCCCGGGATCCGGGTCTGTGGGACGAGTACCACCTCGACGAAAACCTGATCTTCACCGAGGAGGACTTCACCCGGAGCATGGCGTCGCCGATCTGGTTCCGGCTCGCCTCCAACAGCGATCCACGCGTACGCGACCTGACGGCACAGTTGGCCGAACTCTGCGCCGCCGGGTTGGCCGGCGCGACGTCGCCGTACCCGGTGACCCGGCCGGCGCGGAGCACCGCTTCGGTCCCCCTGGTTGTCGCCCAACCGGTACCGGCCGAGCCCGAGCCGGTTCCCGTCGACCGGACGTCGCCATGGGCGGAGCCGGTGGTACTCAAGCCGCCGAAGGTCAAGGTCCCGAAGGTCAAACCACCGAAGGTCAAGCCGCCGAAGACCGGGCCGGTTCGACCCCCGACACCGAGGACGACGCCAGGCCGACCCGGTTCGACCGCACGGGTACGCCGCAAGCGTGGCTGGGTCGGGCCGCTGTTTCTGCTGGCACTGGTGGTCGGTGTGATCACGGTTATCGGATCTCTGATCGGTTGATGGGGATGAGGATGAGCGACGCAGAGCTCTCGAAGCAGCGCCCCCGGCAGACTCTGTCGGTTCCGCTGCCGTACGCCGTCGGGGCCGTGCTGCTCGCGGTCGCGCTTGTGCTCGCGGTGTCGGCACTGGGCACCCGGCCGGCCGAACGACCGACGGTCATGGTCGTGGAAGCGGGCTGGCCCGTTGCGGACCAGGTGGCAGAGCGGCGACAGGAGGCCGCGCGACTGGGCGCGGACACCCTGGTCATCGTGGTCCACCTGGAACCGGCCGGTCGAGCCGCGGTCGCCGTCCCGGTGCACAAGGACGACACCCTCGACGGCCTGGCGAAGAGGTGGGGGATCGACCCCAGGACGCTGGCGGCCGACAATCCGCGGCGCTTCGACAAGGGGAAACTGGTCAACCCGGCCGCGCCCATCTCGGTCCGGCTCACCAACCCCTACCAGGTCCCGGAAGGTCAGCAGTTGTTCCGGTCGTGGGCGGTGGGCGGGCCGGCAGCGGAAACCGGTCCGGCCGCCGTCACGGTCTTCACCACCGCCGGCGCACAGCCGGTCGTGGACGCACTGTCGTCGACCGTGGTGGTGCTCGACTCGACCGGGCAGGTGTGGGCCGGCCCGCCCGACCCTGCCCCCACCGGGGCGGCGTGGCGGTGGGTCCTGGTGGTGTTCCTGCTCATCCTGGCCGCCCTCTGCCTGGTGGTCGGACGGTTCCCGGCGGTGGGCCAGGTCGACGCGGCTCTGGCGCGGTTGACCCGGGTATGGCCGGACCGGTCCGTTCGGGGCCGGGAACCGTCCACCGGCGGGCCGTCCCCGGCGGCGCACCCCAACCCGGGTGGGCCGTCTGGTCCCGTCCGGACACCCCCGCGCGAGGACACCACCCCGCCCACCACCATGCCGCCCGCTGCTCCGCCGATGCCCGCGACCGGTGCGGTGCCCGGGAGTGACATGCGGTCGTCGGCCGGAATACCACCGGCCGTCGCGAGTCAGGGAAAACCACCGGCCGTCGCGAGCCAACCGGGAAACCGGCGCACGCACGCGGGGTACGACGAGCCGGAGCAGCCACGACGGCCGGCTCCGGCTCCGGCTCCGGCTCCGGCCAATGCTCCGGCTCCGGTCGCGGCTCCGGCTACCGGCACGGCTGCCGGGTTCGACTTCACCCCCTGGATCGACCGGCAACGAGGGCCGGAATCAGCCGCCCAGTGCCCCAGGTGCTTCAACTTCGGTCTGTTCCGCCAAGAGAGCGAATACCGATGCGACCGGTGCGGCGAGGCGGGCAGGGTCGCATCGGGGGTCTGGCCCGGCGTGGTGCTGGGCGGCGCCGGGACGTACGGCGGCAGCAAGCCCAGTCACTGAAAAGGAGGTACGGAAATGCAGGTGAATCGCAAGACCCCCGGTTGCTTCGTGTTCCTGCTCGACCAGTCGGCGTCGATGAGCCAGCCGATGTTGGGCGCCGAGAAGAAGACCAAGGCCCAGGCGTTGGCGGACATCGTCAACGAGCTTCTCCAGTCGATCGTCATGCGCAGCGTCAAGTCCCGCAACGAGCCGCCCCGGCACTACTTCGACATCGGTCTGATCGGGTACGGCACCGGCGCACGCCCGCTCTTCTCCGGTGCACTGGCCGGCCGCCTGCTGGCTTCCGTCGCCGAGGTCGCCGCCGGAAAGATCCGGGTCGACCGCGACGCGGACGGTCACGTCCAGCCGATCTGGTTCGACCCGGTGGCCTCGGGGGTGACCCACATGTGCGCGGCCCTCGACCTCGCGGGCAAGATCGTGGAGGGGTGGACGAACAGCCATCCGGAGTCCGGCCCGCCGATCATCGTGAACATCACCGACGGGTACGCGACCGACGGCGACCCGGTCCCGGTGTCGCGCCGGATCACCTCCGGCGGCACCAACCACGGCTCGACCCTGTTGTTCAACATCGCGCTCTCGTCCAGCGAGGCGACCACGGTGGCCTACCCGTCGACCGACCGTGCCCTCACCGACGAGCGGGCCAAGGCCCTGTTCCAGATGTCCTCCCCGCTACCGCCGCTGATGCGCCAGTACGCGGCCGAACTCGGCGCCGACGTACAGGACAACGCCCGAGGGTTCGTCTACAACGCCGACCTGGAAGCGATGATCCAGGCGATCGACGTCGGCACCAGGACCTGAGACCGATGACCACGGTCGGTCGGACGGACGGCTTGAGGTTCGTCGCACACGCCTACTCGTTCCCCAAGGACGAGGACCATCCCACCGAGTGGGAGGACGGTGCCGGCCACTATCTGGGGCGCGGGCGCGGCTGGTTCGCGGTGGCCGACGGCGCCAGCAGCGGATTCCACGTCAAGGAGTGGGCGAAGCGGCTGGTCACGGGGTTCGTGACCCGACGGCTGGATTCCTCGGTCGCGTTGCAGGACCTCATAGACGAGGAGGGTGAGCGCTGGTCGGACACGCGGGACGCTCCGACCCGTGAGCAGGTCGAGCAGCAGTGGTGGCAGGAGGCGGCACCGCTGCGACAGGACACCGCCGCGGCGTTCGTCGGCGCGTACGTCAAGGCGACCGGTCCGCGTACCGGGATCTTCCGGGCTTTCGCGGTCGGGGACTGCTGCCTGATGCACGTCAGGGAGTCGACGCTGCTGATGTCGTTCCCGTTGTCCAGTCCGGAGGCCTTCGCCCAGAATCCGGCGCTCGTCTACAGTCGGCCGGAGAAGATGCCGGCGGGCGTCGAGGGCATCCAGCTCTCGTCGGGTCAGCTCCGTCCGGGGGACATGCTGATCCTGGCCAGTGACCGGCTCAGCCAGTGCCTGCTGTGGCACTCCGCGAGGTCCGACGGGGCGGTGTGGGAGGCGCTGCGGGCGGTCGACCGGCAGTCCTTCGAGACTCTGGTACGCGCCCTGCGTACCCACGGCAGCCTGGAGGTCGACGACGTCACCCTGCTCCGGATCGCCGTGCTCGCGGAGTAGAGCGGGGGCGGTGGCCGACGGCAATCGGTCGCCGCCCCCGCCCCGCCGGTGAACTTTCCCTCGCTGACACTCAACCTTCGACCCCTCGGTGACCTCTCATCCGTTGACGTCAACGTGCAGGAGGGACCGGACAAGGTGAGTGATGACGGATTCCGGGAGTTCGTCGAGGTTCGTTACGGCGACCTTCTCCGTACCGCCTACCTGCTGACCGGATCACGGGACGCGGCACAGGACCTGCTCCAGAACGCCCTGGTCGTCACGATGCGCCGCTGGCGGCAGGTCGACGAACCGATGGCGTACGTCCGGCGGGTCATGGTCAACGAGCGAACGAGCCTGTGGCGGCGGCTCGGCTCGCGTGAGCTGCTGACCGCGATCGTGCCGCAGCGCGAACAGCCCGACGGCACCGATCGCCTCGCCGAGCGGGACCAACTGTTGACCGCGTTGCGCCGGCTGCCGGCCCGGATGCGGGCGGTGCTGGTCCTGCGGTACTGGGAAGAGCTGTCCGAGATGGAAACGGCGCAGCTTCTCGGCTGTTCCGTGGGCACCGTGAAGAGTCAGGCGTCCCGGGGGCTGGCCCGTCTCCGTGACGTGCTCGGAGAGTCCGGCGATTCGCAGGTGCCGTCGAAAGTGACCGTGGGAGGGATCGCATGAGCGTGGACGAGTTGCGGGCCGGGTTCCGGCGGCTCACCGATCCGGTGCTGCCGAGCGAAGACCCGTACGGCGAAGTGCTGCGCCGGGCGCGCAGCCGTCGGCGGAACAGGTTCGCCGGATTCGGCGCGGCCGGTGCCGCCCTTCTTGCCCTGGCGCTGTCCGGACCGGCCATCGTCGGCGTCGGCGGCTGGCAGGGTGCGCCTCCTTCCGAGGGGTACCCGGTCGAGTCGGAGTGGACCTGGCGACTGATCGACTCCCCGACGCGGGGCAACCTCGCGGGCGACACCGAGTTGGTGTCCGACCTGACCCGGGCGCTCGCCGACGAGTCCCCACTGCCCGGGGTGAAGGTCCTCTTCGTCCACGATTTCGCCCGGTCGCGCGTCGCCCTGGTCGCCGACTACTCCGACTCGGCCGCGAGTTTGTCCGTCCTCCGCGAGGACCGTGGCGCATCGGCCGGCGATCTCGCCCGGAGCGACGGACTCCGCAACGCCCGGCTGGACCCCTTCGTCAACGCTCACGGTCTGCTCGGCGACGAGGAGGTACGGGTGTCGTTCTGGCAACTCGGGCTGGCTCCCGCCGGTTGCACGGTGGCAACTTCGGAGCACGCGACGATCGGCCCGGACGGTGCGGTCCGGCGGGTCTGGCAGCCCGCCCCGACCGGGGACTACGCGGTGAGTGAGGAGATGCCGGCTGCTCGATGGCGGACGACCTGCGACGGCGTCGTGCGTCAGGAGGGACCGGTGGAGCCCGGAATCGACGAGATCGACGATCTTGCTGCGCCGTCCGATCCGGAGGCGGCTTCCGACTGGACGACCCTCCTTGACCGGCCGACCGGGCAGGCGGCGCTGGCGTCGTACCAGGAACTGGTGGGACCGGCCGGTCTGGCGGCCACCAGGCCGGTCGTTCGCTGGGCGGGCACCGTCACCGACGGGGCGCACGCGGTGCCGGCGGCACTGCTCGGGCCGGCGACCGGCCCCGGCGCGGTGGTGCTCCAGGTCGGCGCCGAGTCGAAGGCCCTGGTGGCCCTGGTCGACAACAACCAAGCCACTCCGGACGACTCAGCGACCGGGGCGGCGAACCGCGCCGGATGGTCGCTGGTCGCACCGGGGACCGCGGACGACTCAGGCGTGATCGCGGTCCGGGTACCGGCGCGTGCCGGCGGGCGCGCGGTCGCGTCGGATCGGATGCTGGTGGTGGGACCTGCGTCGGCTGCCACCGTCGAGGCGGTCGACGCCACCGGCGCGGTGGTCGGATCCGCCCGGATGGAGCGAGGTGCCGCCATCCTCATCCTGCTCACACGCGACGAGGTGACCCTGCGCGTGCTGGACGCGACGGGGAAGCAGGTGGTGGCGACCGTGACGCCGGAGCACGCCGCCGGCCAACAGCTCTTCGGCGAGCCGATCGTCTCGGCCTGGTGAGCCCGGCGTCGGTGGCCACCACACTCATACGAGGTAGATGTCCACGATCGACCCGTCGCTCCGTACCACCCGGAGCTGGTCTTCCGGGGCGATCGTGTGCAGCACGGCGGCGATCCGCA of the Micromonospora sp. NBC_01796 genome contains:
- a CDS encoding Pycsar system effector family protein, translating into MGRRARQQVRRRRAAAGVRAEPGPGENFAWQVHAAQESWTAQLDVKASILLAFEGGTIVVSVPTQGWLSAAATDGWPRYLGLAGIVTLVVAMVLTAVTIAPRLGSPRRHRIEYRDNLVYFGHLRLWSPPALGRRLDRLTLADHNQMLSRQLVVMSRLNWRKHRFLQVSIVALLLALGALSGQVFLAWQG
- a CDS encoding vWA domain-containing protein; translated protein: MQVNRKTPGCFVFLLDQSASMSQPMLGAEKKTKAQALADIVNELLQSIVMRSVKSRNEPPRHYFDIGLIGYGTGARPLFSGALAGRLLASVAEVAAGKIRVDRDADGHVQPIWFDPVASGVTHMCAALDLAGKIVEGWTNSHPESGPPIIVNITDGYATDGDPVPVSRRITSGGTNHGSTLLFNIALSSSEATTVAYPSTDRALTDERAKALFQMSSPLPPLMRQYAAELGADVQDNARGFVYNADLEAMIQAIDVGTRT
- a CDS encoding SigE family RNA polymerase sigma factor; amino-acid sequence: MSDDGFREFVEVRYGDLLRTAYLLTGSRDAAQDLLQNALVVTMRRWRQVDEPMAYVRRVMVNERTSLWRRLGSRELLTAIVPQREQPDGTDRLAERDQLLTALRRLPARMRAVLVLRYWEELSEMETAQLLGCSVGTVKSQASRGLARLRDVLGESGDSQVPSKVTVGGIA